CAACAACGGCAATATCGGGTGGAAATAGGGAGTCGTTGAAACGGATATAATCCCTTTTCGCTGCAGATCGGCATATAACGGCAATATCTCTTGGACAAAACCGCTCAGTGAATCAAGCAACGCTTTTTTGTCCCCTTGCGTGTAGCCTTGTTTGTTCAAAAATAAGGTTTTGACACGATCATTTTGGGTTCGGAGATAATTTCCACACCAAGCGAGGAAAAACACCACTTCTAAATCAATCAGCTCTTCGTCCGAAAAAACTTCCAGATAATACAATTCACTATAGCGTTCTATCGGACGTACCATCGTCTCAAATTGCGTTGAGGTGCAGAGTTTAATAACCCATTCTCGCTCACTTATACTTAAATCGCCAGGATGCTTCATCCATAATGCAAGAAAAGCATCATATTTTAAAGGTTCACTATAAAGACGAAGCTGTTCGATCAATGAAGCACTGAGATTGAATGTTGACTTGAGGCCCGGATAGAGGCTCATCAACCACGGCATTTCATAATAATCTTTAATAGCGTGTAAAAATACCCAAGGCATTTTCATAACCCCGTCGCTCCCCCTGTAATCGGGCTGATGCATATGCCAGAAAAAAGAGAGACTAAGGGGTTGAGTTTCCATTACGCTCTAGACCACTCCTCGATTTTTGCCGTATACAGTTGCACGTAATGTTCTCCTCTTTCATTATTTTTCGCCTGGATCGTGAGATTCAAAGAATCGTTGTATTGATCCGGAATCATCAGAACCCAATCATCGGTATCGAACCATATTTTGACTCCATCGAGTGTAGAAGATTCTTTTCCTTTCGAGTCTTCGAGGAACTTGCGCATCATTTTGCCTTTTAATGCCTGCGTACACGGAAGCTGAATCGTTGTATAGAAAAAATGAGGCAATGATTTGATAATTTCAGAAAGTTTTACACCGTGTGCTACGATCATCTCCAAGATTTTAAGCGTTGCATACATCGAATCTCTGTGGGTTGCAAATTCGGTAAAGGTAAAATTCCCCTCTCCCGTTGCGACCAAATCATACGTCTTCATTTTTGATGCTTTGAAATTCGCATATTGTCCCCGTTCAATCTCAAGGTGATCAAAATAAACAATATCTGCTGCCCATGTCGGGAGGAAAACTCTCATTTTCTTTCCGGATGCTTTTGCTTCCATGTTGAGCAAACTTAACACTACATACAATGATGTTTGTTTGGTAAGCAAAACACCCTCATCACTGATGATATCAATACGTTGTCCATGCGGGAAAAGGACGAATCCTGCATCCAGTTTAAGTGCCCGAATTACGGCTCCTATATCATCATACGAGCGTTTTGCCGTATTATTGATGTTCGCCAGCCGCTGTTCATCTTCATAGGCGTTAAACATAATGTGTTCAACACCCAAGTCATTTAATATGGTTGGGAAGACTTCTGATGCCAATCCATGCATCACATCTACTGCAATACGGCAATCAAGACATTTAAAACGATGTGACTGCAATACAGTTTCCATCCCTTTTTTATATTCATGATATTCACGTTTATGATCAAGAGGAAAAATCTGTCCTATTTGAGTGTAGTCAACACGACGAAACGTCTCTTTGAAAAATGCTTTTTCTATTTTTTTCGCGACATCATTATTGATACGCAACGCTTCATTGTTATAAAAAGTAATAACGGTACTCGTCGGATCATCGAGTTTTTGATTGAAATGGACTCCGGCAGTGTAATTTTCATGAAACGAAAGGCTGCACCGCATGACGGCAGAAGGGATAGCATTATAATCAACAACATCGACTCCGGACGAAAGGAGCCCCCCTAAAAACGCCCGTTTCAACATTCTAGAACTTTTATCGTAATGGCGGGAAACCAACACGGTAGAGCCGACTGGAAGCTGTGCTCCGAACGATTCAGCCAGTTTGGTCGCCATTTCACATGAGAGTTCAATGTTTGATTTTCCGATAACCATCCCGTGTTCAAAAATTGAATTTTTGTATTTGCTTCCCAGAATAAGACTACGGCTTACAATTGCGGCATCTTCAATAACTTTGTTCGGCCAGATAGTGACGTCTTTTTCGATCGTCACCAACTCTCCGACTTCACACCCTTCCGCTAGGATCAATCCCGATTTAGCGGTCACATTTTTACCGATTTTATTGTAATTACAGATAACACAGCCGTCTAGCTTGGCATTTTTCCCGATCTCAACATCGTCCCATATTACACTGTTCGCGACTTTAGAAGAACTCCCGATTGTGACGTTATTGCCGATAACGACATTACTCAGTTTCGTTCCCCGTTTTACCGTTACATTTTTTCCGATCACTACGATACCGACTACTTCAACACTTTCATCCAACGTATTGTCTTCTTCGCAAATCAACACACCATCGAGATATTTTACTGCTTCTCCGCCAAGTTCAAATTTTATTTTTCCACTCAGGATATCCTCATATACATCACGGTAACTTTCAGGATTTCCTACGTCACGCCAATACCCTTGGGCATATCCGGCCATCAAATCGATCCCTTTTCGCATCAATAATGGGAACAAATCTTTCGCAAAATCAAAATTTTCATTTTTTGGGATATAGTCTAAAATCTCAGGTTCGATGATATAGATACCTGTGTTGATCGTATCACTAAAAACTTCTCCCCAGCTCGGCTTTTCGAGGAACTTTTCTATTTTTCCCTCTTCATTCGCTATGACAACACCAAATTCCAGAGGATTCTCAACCGATGTGAGCGTAATGGTCAATTTTGATTGTTTGGATTTATGATAATCAAAAATTTTCTGAAAATCGAAATCCGTTACCAAATCGCCGCTGATAATGATAAAGTTTTCATTTCCGATATATTCTTCTGCCTTTTTAACCGCACCGGCCGTTCCGTAATCGTCATCCGGAATGACATAAGTAATATCAATTCCCCACTTGCTTCCGTCTTGGAAATAATCTTTGATAACGTCTGGTTTGAAATAGAGGAGGATAATGAACTCTTTGATTCCCAAATTCCGCAAACTCACTATAGTATGTTCCATCATCGGACGGTTCATAATCGGTAACATCGGTTTAGGGATAGAATTTGTAAGCGGCTGAATACGTGTACCGAATCCGCCAGCCATGACGACAGCTTTCATAAGAGTTCCTTCGTGCGTAAAGTAATCTGTTCAGCCAATACTGTATCGGCTGAACCATTTTAGTCCTCGATATTAACATATTGAGTTAATCTTTTGATACTAATGCTTAATCATAACATACGTTCGACACAAATTATTACATTATTATCACTGAACTTTCTCAGAAACGATTATATTGAAAAAATAGTCTGTTTCATAACGATTCTACTCAATAATTTAATCCTAAAATCATTCGTCATTCCACAATAATAGAAAAACAATGATATTCGTTTTTATAATCGTAAGAAAGTGTATATCCGTGTCTATTTACAATTTTACTCACGATATTTAGCCCTAAACCGAATCCTTGTGTCGTTCGAGAGTTCTCTTGCCTAGTAAAGGGGGTCAAGAAATAAGTAAAATCTTTTTCGAGCGGTTTGCCGTGATTCAAAACGGTAATACGATTTAAATCGACGTCCAAGATGATAGGAAGCCGATCAGTATATTTTAGAGCATTATCCATCAAATTTTTCAATGCAAGCGAAAGATAGTATAAATCTCCCTCTAAAATAAAATTATTTTTTATCTCTATTTTTACAGCCGATTCATCCACAAGACATAGTTTCGAGAGAGCTTCCATGACCAATGTTTCCGCACTGAATTTTTCAGATTGCAGGGTGTCTGTCGCTTGCAGTTTTTCAATTTCCAGAAGTTCCCGTGTAAGTTGATCCAGCTCTTGGAACGAATGTTTCAACGTCTCTTTGACTTTGGAATCTTCAATCTGTTCCAGTGCAAACAGCCCTCTGGCGATCGGTGTCCGCAACTCGTGCCCGACATCACGCAAAAGCTCTTGACGTGATAGGATCAGATTTTCGATGGTTTGTGCCATCTCATTATAGGTACGCGCCACTTCACCGATCTCATCATTCGATCGAACTTCACTGCGGCTGCGGTAAGCACCTTTGGCAAAATTACGCATACTG
This genomic window from Sulfuricurvum sp. contains:
- a CDS encoding sugar phosphate nucleotidyltransferase, producing MKAVVMAGGFGTRIQPLTNSIPKPMLPIMNRPMMEHTIVSLRNLGIKEFIILLYFKPDVIKDYFQDGSKWGIDITYVIPDDDYGTAGAVKKAEEYIGNENFIIISGDLVTDFDFQKIFDYHKSKQSKLTITLTSVENPLEFGVVIANEEGKIEKFLEKPSWGEVFSDTINTGIYIIEPEILDYIPKNENFDFAKDLFPLLMRKGIDLMAGYAQGYWRDVGNPESYRDVYEDILSGKIKFELGGEAVKYLDGVLICEEDNTLDESVEVVGIVVIGKNVTVKRGTKLSNVVIGNNVTIGSSSKVANSVIWDDVEIGKNAKLDGCVICNYNKIGKNVTAKSGLILAEGCEVGELVTIEKDVTIWPNKVIEDAAIVSRSLILGSKYKNSIFEHGMVIGKSNIELSCEMATKLAESFGAQLPVGSTVLVSRHYDKSSRMLKRAFLGGLLSSGVDVVDYNAIPSAVMRCSLSFHENYTAGVHFNQKLDDPTSTVITFYNNEALRINNDVAKKIEKAFFKETFRRVDYTQIGQIFPLDHKREYHEYKKGMETVLQSHRFKCLDCRIAVDVMHGLASEVFPTILNDLGVEHIMFNAYEDEQRLANINNTAKRSYDDIGAVIRALKLDAGFVLFPHGQRIDIISDEGVLLTKQTSLYVVLSLLNMEAKASGKKMRVFLPTWAADIVYFDHLEIERGQYANFKASKMKTYDLVATGEGNFTFTEFATHRDSMYATLKILEMIVAHGVKLSEIIKSLPHFFYTTIQLPCTQALKGKMMRKFLEDSKGKESSTLDGVKIWFDTDDWVLMIPDQYNDSLNLTIQAKNNERGEHYVQLYTAKIEEWSRA
- a CDS encoding ArsS family sensor histidine kinase; its protein translation is MSIFTKITLLFSISLLLMIGIGYQIDTINTQKYESLILQKYIVDGRKIFSWMATSSANELDTKLKSINLAKTAPVLPKRMLIRQPHTFGVFEIFESKSGDYVLHVRYIDDEMYLHDQSFQEAQKNGWVLNALVVADIAVLIIIFISIVRMLSPLNSIASSMRNFAKGAYRSRSEVRSNDEIGEVARTYNEMAQTIENLILSRQELLRDVGHELRTPIARGLFALEQIEDSKVKETLKHSFQELDQLTRELLEIEKLQATDTLQSEKFSAETLVMEALSKLCLVDESAVKIEIKNNFILEGDLYYLSLALKNLMDNALKYTDRLPIILDVDLNRITVLNHGKPLEKDFTYFLTPFTRQENSRTTQGFGLGLNIVSKIVNRHGYTLSYDYKNEYHCFSIIVE